A genomic region of Polynucleobacter necessarius contains the following coding sequences:
- the rpmJ gene encoding 50S ribosomal protein L36, translating into MKVLASVKCICRNCKIIKRKRVVRVICSSDARHKQRQG; encoded by the coding sequence ATGAAAGTTTTAGCATCCGTTAAGTGTATTTGCAGAAATTGCAAGATCATTAAGCGCAAACGCGTTGTGCGCGTGATCTGTTCTTCAGACGCACGTCATAAGCAGCGTCAAGGCTGA
- the infA gene encoding translation initiation factor IF-1, with the protein MSKDDVIQMAGEVVENLPNAMFRVKLENGHVVLGHISGKMRMHYIRILPGDKVMVEMTPYDLTRARIIFRAK; encoded by the coding sequence ATGTCTAAAGACGATGTAATTCAGATGGCGGGGGAAGTTGTAGAGAATTTGCCGAACGCGATGTTTCGCGTGAAGCTGGAAAACGGACATGTGGTTCTAGGACACATTTCTGGAAAGATGCGGATGCATTACATCCGTATTTTGCCGGGAGATAAGGTGATGGTGGAGATGACTCCTTACGACCTGACGCGCGCCAGAATCATTTTCCGTGCGAAGTAA
- the rplQ gene encoding 50S ribosomal protein L17, with protein sequence MRHGNGLRKLNRTSSHRLAMLRNMPNSLLEHEVIKTTLPKAKELRMVVEPLITLGKKDNLANRRLAFNRTRDRDIVTKLFTELGPRYATRPGGYLRILKFGFRHGDNAPMALVELVDRPEVEETAAVAEGA encoded by the coding sequence ATGCGTCACGGAAACGGCTTACGCAAACTTAACAGAACATCATCACATCGCTTAGCGATGCTGCGCAACATGCCCAATTCTCTTTTGGAGCACGAAGTTATTAAAACAACTTTGCCAAAAGCTAAAGAATTGCGCATGGTTGTTGAGCCTTTGATTACCTTAGGTAAAAAAGATAACTTAGCAAACCGTCGCTTAGCATTCAATCGCACACGCGATCGCGATATCGTGACCAAGCTCTTTACAGAACTCGGCCCACGTTATGCAACACGTCCAGGCGGCTACCTTCGCATTTTGAAGTTTGGCTTCCGTCATGGCGACAATGCACCTATGGCATTGGTTGAGTTGGTTGATCGTCCAGAGGTTGAAGAAACAGCAGCAGTAGCTGAAGGGGCTTAA
- the cutA gene encoding divalent-cation tolerance protein CutA, which translates to MSENLPVNPSKLLVVLTSLPNMEAGKGLARSLVKENLAACVQITEGVHSIYRWEGKVCEECEVLLCAKTTKAKWLEISTFIKNAHPYDLPEILAFSPEQYEEQYGKWVESEVNSK; encoded by the coding sequence ATGTCTGAAAACCTCCCAGTCAATCCCAGCAAGCTTTTGGTGGTGCTAACCAGTCTTCCTAATATGGAGGCCGGTAAGGGCTTGGCAAGGTCCTTGGTAAAGGAGAATTTAGCCGCTTGTGTGCAAATTACTGAAGGAGTTCACTCAATTTATCGTTGGGAGGGCAAGGTTTGCGAAGAATGCGAAGTATTGCTTTGCGCGAAGACAACTAAAGCAAAGTGGCTTGAGATCTCCACCTTTATTAAAAATGCACATCCATATGATCTTCCCGAGATATTGGCCTTTTCTCCTGAGCAATATGAAGAGCAGTACGGCAAATGGGTGGAGTCTGAGGTAAATTCAAAGTAA
- the secY gene encoding preprotein translocase subunit SecY, which translates to MALAPTNNASTSTAGGKFGELRHRLIFLVLALLVFRLGAHIPVPGIDPDQLAQLFAGQKDGILGMFNLFSGGALSRFTVFALGIMPYISASIIMQLMTIVVPSLESLKKEGQAGQRKITQYTRYGTVFLATFQALGISVALQAQPGLVVNPGLMFELNTVVTLVTGTMFLMWLGEQITERGLGNGISIIIFGGIVSGLPNALASLLELVRTGSMNIISALLIVVICVAVTYFVVFVERGQRRILVNYAKRQIGNKIYGGQSSYFPLKLNMAGVIPPIFASSIILFPATIAGWFTSGESTNMFSRIIKDLAATLAPGQPVYTILYAAAIIFFCFFYTALVFNSRETAENLKKSSAFVPGIRPGAQTARYIDKILVRLTLVGAIYMVLVCLLPEFLVLKYNVPFYFGGTSLLIIVVVAMDFMAQVQSFVMQQQYGSLMKKANFKMGA; encoded by the coding sequence ATGGCATTAGCACCTACCAATAACGCAAGCACTTCAACAGCAGGAGGCAAGTTTGGCGAATTACGTCATCGCTTGATTTTCCTGGTGTTGGCTTTGCTCGTGTTCCGTTTGGGTGCGCATATTCCGGTTCCTGGGATTGATCCAGACCAATTGGCACAGTTATTTGCTGGGCAAAAAGACGGCATCTTGGGAATGTTCAATCTGTTCTCAGGCGGCGCTTTATCGCGCTTTACAGTGTTTGCCCTGGGAATCATGCCTTATATCTCTGCATCGATCATCATGCAATTGATGACCATTGTTGTTCCATCTTTAGAGTCTTTGAAAAAAGAAGGTCAAGCTGGTCAACGTAAGATTACTCAGTACACCCGTTATGGCACTGTATTTTTGGCAACCTTCCAAGCATTGGGTATCTCTGTTGCTTTGCAGGCTCAACCAGGCTTGGTTGTAAACCCAGGCTTGATGTTTGAATTGAACACTGTAGTTACTTTGGTAACTGGCACAATGTTCTTAATGTGGCTCGGCGAGCAAATTACTGAGCGCGGCTTAGGTAACGGCATTTCCATCATCATTTTCGGTGGCATTGTTTCTGGTTTACCAAATGCATTGGCAAGCTTATTAGAGTTGGTGCGTACTGGCTCAATGAATATTATTTCTGCGTTGCTGATCGTTGTGATTTGCGTAGCAGTAACGTATTTCGTGGTGTTTGTTGAGCGCGGTCAGCGCCGTATCTTGGTTAACTACGCTAAGCGTCAAATTGGCAACAAGATTTATGGTGGTCAGTCCTCTTACTTCCCATTGAAGTTAAATATGGCAGGTGTTATCCCCCCAATTTTTGCGTCTTCAATCATTTTGTTTCCTGCAACGATTGCTGGCTGGTTTACTTCAGGCGAATCCACAAACATGTTTAGCAGAATCATTAAGGATTTGGCGGCTACTTTGGCACCAGGTCAGCCTGTTTACACAATTTTGTATGCGGCAGCAATTATTTTCTTCTGTTTCTTCTATACCGCTTTGGTATTTAACAGTCGTGAGACTGCTGAGAACTTAAAGAAAAGTAGTGCCTTTGTACCAGGTATTCGTCCTGGCGCTCAAACAGCGCGTTACATCGACAAGATCTTGGTGCGTTTGACTTTGGTTGGTGCAATTTATATGGTTCTGGTTTGCTTGTTGCCAGAATTCTTAGTGTTGAAGTACAACGTGCCGTTCTATTTCGGCGGTACTTCATTGTTGATTATTGTTGTTGTTGCAATGGATTTCATGGCTCAAGTTCAGTCATTCGTAATGCAACAGCAGTATGGCTCTTTGATGAAAAAAGCCAACTTTAAGATGGGCGCTTAA
- the rpsK gene encoding 30S ribosomal protein S11, which yields MAKQQSASAASQRARKKVKKNVADGIAHVHASFNNTIITITDRQGNALSWATSGGQGFKGSRKSTPFAAQVAAEVAGKTAIECGIKNLEVQIKGPGPGRESAVRALNSLGIKITEIQDVTPVPHNGCRPPKRRRI from the coding sequence ATGGCAAAACAACAATCCGCTTCCGCCGCTTCACAGCGCGCTCGTAAGAAGGTTAAAAAGAACGTTGCTGACGGTATTGCACACGTTCACGCTTCTTTTAACAACACCATCATTACGATCACTGATCGTCAAGGAAATGCGCTTTCATGGGCAACTTCTGGCGGCCAGGGCTTCAAAGGCTCACGTAAATCAACACCTTTTGCTGCTCAGGTAGCTGCAGAAGTTGCTGGTAAGACAGCCATTGAATGCGGCATCAAGAATTTGGAAGTTCAGATCAAAGGCCCAGGCCCAGGTCGTGAATCAGCAGTTCGTGCTTTGAACTCATTGGGCATCAAGATCACTGAGATTCAGGACGTAACTCCAGTTCCACATAATGGTTGCCGTCCTCCTAAGCGTCGTCGTATCTAA
- the dsbD gene encoding protein-disulfide reductase DsbD: MLFISAQAFAAQDFLPPEKAFRVEATWLENSNQIELEFLPAKGYYIYQESLKFQAGSQAGKLGNIRPSLPPGIEKFDDTFQKKLQVYKDPFLVFLEIKSVAGQPVHLEVTLQGCAEAGICYPPMTLKFLLAGPGVKAAPIPDVLDGAPSSSVKANDQFSLADLWRERDDVNAISRFLESTSTAYLFLAFFVLGLALAFTPCVLPMLPILSSVIFGTQGGKAISKSRASALALAYVLGMALVYALAGVLMAALGGSVQRALQSSFALATFALLLLALSGSLFGLYDLRLPQSWHQHVDRLAGRQKGGSVFGAFALGGISTLVASPCITAPLAGVLAFIAQTGSMSLGAGLLFVMALGMGLPLLFISVEARILIPSTGIWMVWLQRTLGVLLVATAAWIASPLLQTNDVAGGAKTVNGQSIHQVGELAFVVIQSPAQLDAQLSKAKEEKKLVLLDFYADWCISCKEMEVNTFANPEVSKELKQFLLLQADVTANSPENQALLKRFGLFGPPGILIFNQNSEEQKEVRVIGYMPPQRFIERLRNRLKN, encoded by the coding sequence TTGTTGTTCATCTCAGCACAAGCATTTGCTGCGCAAGATTTCTTACCTCCAGAAAAAGCCTTTCGAGTAGAGGCTACGTGGCTAGAGAATTCCAATCAAATTGAACTGGAATTTTTACCTGCCAAAGGCTATTACATTTATCAAGAGTCTTTGAAGTTTCAAGCCGGTTCACAGGCGGGGAAGCTAGGTAATATAAGACCTTCACTTCCGCCGGGCATAGAAAAGTTTGATGATACTTTTCAGAAAAAACTGCAGGTATACAAAGATCCGTTCTTAGTTTTTTTAGAGATCAAGTCGGTGGCTGGACAGCCCGTTCATTTGGAGGTCACTCTTCAGGGATGCGCTGAAGCAGGTATTTGCTATCCACCCATGACCCTTAAATTTTTACTTGCTGGACCTGGTGTGAAAGCAGCACCAATTCCGGATGTATTAGATGGCGCTCCCTCGTCTAGCGTGAAGGCGAATGACCAATTTAGCTTGGCAGATTTATGGCGTGAGCGTGATGACGTTAATGCTATCAGCCGCTTTTTAGAAAGCACTTCAACTGCCTATTTATTTCTAGCCTTCTTTGTGTTGGGTCTAGCATTGGCATTTACACCCTGTGTACTTCCTATGCTGCCAATTTTGTCGAGCGTTATCTTTGGTACCCAGGGTGGCAAAGCTATCTCTAAGAGTCGTGCAAGCGCCTTAGCGCTCGCGTACGTCTTAGGTATGGCATTGGTATATGCCTTGGCTGGCGTACTCATGGCAGCCCTAGGGGGCAGCGTACAACGCGCCCTGCAAAGCTCTTTTGCGCTCGCTACTTTTGCCCTATTGCTATTGGCCCTATCTGGCAGTCTATTTGGCTTGTATGACTTGCGTCTACCCCAATCGTGGCATCAGCATGTTGATAGGTTGGCAGGGCGCCAAAAGGGCGGCAGCGTATTTGGTGCCTTTGCTTTGGGAGGTATTTCCACCCTGGTAGCTAGCCCCTGTATTACGGCTCCTTTGGCAGGAGTTTTAGCCTTTATTGCCCAAACCGGTTCTATGAGTTTGGGTGCGGGCTTACTCTTTGTGATGGCGTTAGGGATGGGACTGCCGCTGCTATTTATTTCTGTTGAGGCGCGCATCTTGATTCCATCTACTGGAATCTGGATGGTGTGGTTACAGCGCACTTTGGGTGTATTGCTGGTTGCAACAGCAGCTTGGATTGCGTCACCATTGCTGCAAACGAATGATGTTGCGGGAGGCGCAAAAACAGTCAACGGTCAAAGCATTCATCAGGTTGGGGAATTGGCTTTTGTGGTGATTCAGTCGCCGGCACAGCTTGATGCTCAATTGAGCAAAGCAAAAGAAGAAAAGAAATTAGTACTCCTCGATTTTTATGCGGACTGGTGTATCAGTTGCAAAGAGATGGAAGTGAATACTTTTGCAAATCCAGAGGTTAGCAAGGAGCTAAAGCAGTTTCTTTTATTGCAGGCAGATGTAACTGCAAATAGCCCTGAGAACCAAGCATTACTTAAGCGCTTTGGTTTATTCGGCCCACCGGGTATTTTGATCTTTAATCAAAATTCGGAAGAGCAAAAAGAGGTACGCGTGATTGGTTATATGCCGCCACAGCGCTTTATTGAGCGCTTAAGAAATAGATTGAAAAATTAA
- a CDS encoding DNA-directed RNA polymerase subunit alpha: MQTNLLKPKIISVEALTANQAKVVMEPFERGYGHTLGNALRRVLLSSMVGYAPTEVAIAGVVHEYSTLDGVQEDVVNLLLNLKGIVFKLQSRDEVTINLRKEGPGVVTAKDIDLPHDVEIMNPDHVIAHLSAGGKLDMQIKVEKGRGYVPGNVRQYSDEATKIIGRIVLDASFSPVSRVSYAVESARVEQRTDLDRLVMTIETNGVLSPEEAICQAASILVDQLVVFAALESSEVSGDLAPSRSSMVDPMLMRPVDDLELTVRSANCLKAENIYHIGDLIQRTENELLKTPNLGRKSLNEIKDVLAARGLSLGMKLESWPPANLEK, translated from the coding sequence ATGCAAACAAATTTGCTCAAGCCAAAGATTATTTCTGTTGAAGCGCTTACCGCCAACCAAGCTAAGGTTGTTATGGAGCCGTTCGAGCGTGGCTATGGCCACACACTCGGAAATGCATTACGTCGCGTACTCTTGTCCTCGATGGTTGGTTATGCGCCAACTGAAGTAGCTATTGCTGGTGTTGTTCATGAGTACTCCACATTGGATGGAGTTCAAGAGGACGTAGTAAACCTCTTGTTGAACCTCAAAGGTATCGTATTTAAGTTGCAATCACGTGACGAAGTTACTATCAATTTGCGTAAAGAAGGCCCAGGCGTTGTTACTGCAAAAGATATCGATTTGCCACATGATGTAGAAATCATGAACCCTGATCACGTGATCGCTCACTTGTCAGCTGGTGGCAAGTTGGATATGCAGATCAAGGTTGAAAAAGGCCGTGGTTATGTACCAGGTAACGTACGTCAGTACAGCGACGAAGCTACTAAGATTATTGGCCGTATCGTGTTGGATGCTTCATTCAGCCCGGTAAGCCGTGTTAGCTATGCTGTTGAGTCTGCTCGTGTTGAGCAGCGTACCGACCTCGATCGTTTGGTAATGACTATCGAAACTAACGGTGTGTTGTCTCCTGAAGAGGCGATTTGTCAAGCAGCTAGCATCTTGGTTGATCAATTGGTTGTATTCGCGGCCCTCGAAAGCAGCGAAGTTTCTGGTGATTTAGCACCAAGCCGCTCATCAATGGTTGATCCAATGTTGATGCGTCCGGTTGATGATCTCGAGCTCACAGTTCGCTCTGCAAACTGCTTGAAGGCTGAGAACATTTACCACATCGGTGACTTGATTCAACGTACAGAGAATGAATTGTTGAAGACGCCTAATCTAGGTCGCAAATCTTTGAATGAAATCAAAGATGTTTTGGCGGCTCGTGGCTTAAGTCTTGGCATGAAACTCGAAAGCTGGCCTCCAGCTAACCTCGAGAAATAA
- the rpsD gene encoding 30S ribosomal protein S4 produces the protein MARYLGPKAKLARREGADLFLKSARRALSDKCKLDTKPGQHGRTSGSRTSDYGNQLREKQKVKRIYGVLERQFRRYFAEAERRKGNTGETLLQLLESRLDNVVYRMGFGSTRAEARQLVSHCAILLNGNPVNIPSIQVKPGDVVAIREKAKKQARITESLNLVGQMAAVTWVSVDAAKLEGTFKQVPDREDISGEINESLIVELYSR, from the coding sequence GTGGCACGTTACTTAGGGCCTAAGGCCAAATTAGCACGTCGGGAAGGTGCCGACTTATTTTTAAAGAGCGCACGTCGCGCCCTGTCAGACAAGTGCAAGTTAGATACTAAGCCTGGTCAACATGGCCGTACATCTGGCTCAAGAACATCTGATTACGGTAATCAATTGCGTGAAAAGCAAAAGGTTAAGCGTATCTATGGCGTATTAGAGCGTCAATTCCGTCGTTACTTCGCAGAAGCTGAGCGTCGTAAGGGCAACACTGGTGAAACATTGCTCCAGTTGCTTGAGTCACGTTTAGACAACGTGGTTTATCGCATGGGCTTTGGTTCAACACGCGCAGAAGCACGTCAGTTGGTTTCCCACTGTGCAATTTTGCTCAATGGCAACCCTGTGAATATTCCATCAATTCAGGTTAAGCCTGGTGATGTAGTTGCTATTCGTGAAAAGGCGAAGAAACAAGCGCGTATTACAGAATCACTCAACTTAGTTGGACAAATGGCAGCTGTTACTTGGGTTTCAGTTGACGCAGCTAAGCTCGAGGGAACATTTAAGCAAGTGCCTGACCGTGAAGATATTAGCGGTGAAATTAATGAAAGTTTGATCGTCGAATTGTATTCACGCTAA
- the rpsM gene encoding 30S ribosomal protein S13 codes for MARIAGVNIPNHQHTVIGLTAIFGIGTTRARKICETTGVAIDKKVKDLTDGDLERLRDEVGKFITEGDLRREVTMNIKRLMDLGCYRGVRHRKGLPVRGQRTKTNARTRKGPRKSGVQLKK; via the coding sequence ATGGCACGTATCGCTGGGGTAAATATCCCAAATCATCAACATACTGTTATCGGTTTAACAGCAATTTTTGGCATTGGCACAACGCGTGCTCGCAAAATTTGTGAAACCACAGGTGTTGCAATCGATAAAAAAGTTAAAGACCTTACTGACGGTGACTTGGAAAGGTTGCGTGATGAAGTAGGTAAATTCATCACTGAAGGCGACCTTCGTCGTGAAGTAACTATGAACATCAAGCGTTTGATGGACTTAGGTTGCTACCGCGGTGTTCGTCATCGTAAGGGCCTGCCTGTGCGTGGTCAACGTACAAAGACTAACGCGCGCACCCGTAAGGGCCCACGTAAGTCTGGCGTGCAACTGAAGAAATAA